A genomic region of Chitinimonas arctica contains the following coding sequences:
- the bioB gene encoding biotin synthase BioB, producing the protein MTQALASQPVAFHKKMVPHAETDNWTVEAVAELFALPFNDLMFQAQTVHRAHFDASKVQLSTLLSIKTGGCPEDCGYCPQSVRYDTGVTSQDLLPLTEVLAAAEAAKAAGASRFCMGAAWRGPKQRDLAEVKQMIAGVKALGLETCATLGMLKQGMADELKDAGLDYYNHNLDTAPEKYQDIVGTRGYDERLDTLRQVREAGVNVCCGGIVGMGETRLERAGLLAQLANLDPQPESVPINNLVQVEGTPLAGSEALDWSEFVRTIAVARITMPGSFVRLSAGRQQMPEAVQAMCFLAGANSIFYGDKLLTTGNPEADRDRQLFEKLDIRPL; encoded by the coding sequence ATGACCCAAGCCCTCGCTTCCCAACCTGTGGCCTTCCATAAAAAGATGGTGCCGCATGCCGAAACGGACAACTGGACGGTCGAGGCCGTGGCGGAGCTGTTCGCCTTGCCATTCAACGACTTGATGTTCCAGGCGCAAACCGTGCACCGGGCGCATTTCGATGCCAGCAAGGTGCAGTTGTCCACGCTGCTGTCGATCAAGACCGGCGGTTGTCCGGAGGATTGCGGCTATTGTCCGCAGTCGGTGCGCTACGACACCGGTGTCACCAGCCAGGACTTGCTGCCGCTGACGGAAGTGCTGGCGGCGGCCGAGGCGGCCAAGGCGGCGGGGGCTTCGCGTTTTTGCATGGGGGCTGCCTGGCGCGGGCCCAAGCAGCGCGATCTGGCCGAGGTAAAGCAGATGATCGCCGGGGTCAAGGCGCTGGGGCTGGAAACCTGCGCTACCTTGGGCATGCTCAAGCAGGGCATGGCCGACGAGCTGAAGGATGCGGGGCTGGACTACTACAACCACAACCTCGATACCGCGCCGGAAAAGTACCAGGACATCGTCGGCACCCGCGGTTATGACGAGCGGCTCGATACGCTGCGCCAAGTGCGTGAAGCCGGCGTCAATGTCTGCTGCGGCGGCATCGTCGGCATGGGCGAGACTCGCCTGGAGCGGGCCGGTTTGCTGGCGCAGCTGGCCAACCTGGATCCGCAACCGGAATCGGTCCCCATCAATAATCTGGTCCAGGTAGAAGGTACGCCCTTGGCGGGCAGCGAAGCGCTGGACTGGAGCGAATTCGTCCGCACCATCGCGGTCGCGCGTATCACCATGCCGGGCAGCTTCGTGCGCTTGTCGGCGGGACGCCAGCAAATGCCCGAAGCGGTCCAGGCCATGTGCTTTCTCGCGGGTGCCAATTCCATCTTCTACGGCGATAAATTGCTGACCACCGGCAATCCGGAAGCGGACCGGGATCGCCAGCTATTCGAAAAGCTGGATATCCGCCCACTTTAA
- a CDS encoding 3-hydroxybutyrate dehydrogenase: MKTLTGKTALVTGSTSGIGLGVALELARQGANIVLNGFGEVAQASERVSAEAVALRYHDADLGKPEQIAAMMAYVQAEFGGLDILVNNAGIQHIAKIEDFAPEKWDAILAINLSAAFHTSRLAIPAMRARGWGRIINIASAHGLVGSTGKSAYVAAKHGLIGLTKVAALELAETDITCNAICPGWVRTPLVEKQIEARAQAEGIATAQAQRALLAEKQPSHEFVTPEQIGQLVLFLCSPAASQVRGVAWSIDGGWTAQ; encoded by the coding sequence ATGAAGACACTCACTGGAAAGACCGCCTTGGTAACCGGCTCCACCAGTGGCATCGGTCTGGGCGTTGCCCTGGAACTGGCGCGGCAGGGTGCGAATATCGTCCTCAACGGCTTTGGGGAAGTCGCGCAGGCTTCGGAGCGGGTCTCGGCGGAGGCGGTCGCATTGCGCTACCACGACGCGGATCTGGGGAAGCCGGAACAGATCGCCGCCATGATGGCCTATGTCCAGGCCGAGTTCGGCGGCCTGGACATCCTGGTCAACAATGCCGGCATCCAGCATATCGCCAAGATCGAGGATTTCGCCCCAGAAAAGTGGGACGCGATACTGGCCATCAATCTATCGGCCGCCTTCCATACCAGCCGACTGGCGATCCCCGCCATGCGCGCCCGCGGCTGGGGGCGCATCATCAATATCGCCTCGGCGCATGGCCTGGTCGGCTCGACCGGCAAATCGGCCTATGTCGCCGCCAAGCACGGCCTGATCGGCCTGACCAAGGTCGCGGCGCTGGAGCTGGCCGAAACCGACATCACCTGCAATGCCATCTGCCCCGGCTGGGTGCGTACTCCCCTGGTGGAAAAGCAGATCGAGGCGAGGGCGCAAGCGGAAGGCATCGCCACGGCCCAGGCCCAGCGCGCGCTGTTGGCGGAAAAACAGCCTTCGCACGAATTCGTCACGCCCGAGCAGATCGGCCAACTGGTGCTGTTTCTTTGCAGCCCGGCCGCCAGCCAGGTACGCGGCGTGGCCTGGAGCATCGATGGCGGCTGGACCGCGCAGTAG
- a CDS encoding antitoxin VbhA family protein, giving the protein MKKITPQAAYGKAVDNVLATLRIEHLRPSPVVEQGLRDCVAGKDTTEHVLKGVIQRHVTLRRV; this is encoded by the coding sequence ATGAAGAAAATTACTCCACAAGCCGCTTACGGGAAAGCCGTTGACAACGTGCTCGCCACCCTTCGTATTGAACACCTCAGGCCCAGCCCCGTTGTCGAGCAAGGCTTGCGGGATTGCGTTGCCGGAAAAGACACCACCGAACACGTTCTTAAGGGGGTGATCCAGCGCCATGTCACGCTACGACGGGTCTGA
- the pulA gene encoding pullulanase-type alpha-1,6-glucosidase, whose protein sequence is MKQPSDLGRWARLRLFGAALAASCLLCACDGTSETNPPTPSPNAAAELAACDSSEVRQVLSAVPAAPSVPIGKSTVRIHYHRNDGRYEGWRVYAYNAPGDGLGAWPGGVSSGSDGYGPYWDVPVAAAAFNFILHGSDGSREPSAWPGKSGTDEQQHWSLSAGTEIWKLAGDATQYRSNPLHRAPLDIHTLRVHYQRYDGHYANWGLHLWNGLDAARLPGVATGDWDKPARFDAMPAYRQGAGEVVFDIPVLNPKLDAARKSIEFIIHGTAANPNGGTANKDGRSDNIKVDYASLSIKEGVGDIWLVQEDAAVHLAAPDNRSVSSSDARAYWLSRSLLQWPRVDGGGVFKLYYSRRGQLQVAKESAVSGADGALTLLAGGSVPAEVAKRFKFVAPGVVLTVQADDQAKLAALHADQLVLVQEDAAGKVRNATTAQLAGALDDQFAAAAAEASLGVAVAEGRTQFKLWAPTAQKVSVCRYDSGSGKASAVEPMQRDAVSGIWTLAKAGDLSGSYYNYLAEVFVRGVGVVRNRVTDPYSISLTTDSKRSYVAALESAALKPAGWDGDRTPATAPDQVDMSIYELHVRDFSANDGSVSPANRGKYLAFTENSDGMRHLSALAKAGLTDIHLMPVFDLATVPEAGCRSPAIADAAADSETQQAAVAALREADCYNWGYDPYHYSAPEGSYASDAADGAKRIVEFRRMVQALHQAGLRVGMDVVYNHTSAAGQHAQSVLDRLVPGYYQRLNAAGEVETSTCCANTATENTMMAKLMIDSVKSWTRHYHIDSFRFDLMAHQPRAVMERLRTAVDAVAGRRIHLVGEGWNFGEVADGARFEQASQLSLNGSGIATFSDRARDYARGGGPFDGGTDLVRNQGYLNGLFYDDNGAGGDSSRAKLLWAGDVIKAGLAGSIRGFVLTTGQDESKPLAALDYGGQPVGYVAQPQEVVNYVENHDNQTLFDINAYKLPLGTSRLDRARVQMLGAALTSFSQGVGYFHAGIDTLRSKSMDRNSFNAGDWFNRLDWRYQDNYFGSGAPGKDDNGANYAVLKPLLSNPAIKPTASEIGYARDAFRDLLAIRTSSALFRLRSAEEIKRCLRFLNTGSSQVATVVAGHLDGGLCAEGANFRELLYFINVDKVERTLSLPGEAGKAYRLHPVQAAATAADQRLRDAAASACNNGGSFRLPPRTAVVCVVPN, encoded by the coding sequence ATGAAACAACCTAGCGACCTCGGCCGCTGGGCCCGCCTGCGCCTTTTCGGCGCAGCGCTGGCGGCCAGCTGCCTGCTTTGTGCCTGCGACGGCACAAGCGAAACGAACCCACCGACACCCTCTCCCAACGCCGCCGCCGAGCTGGCCGCCTGCGACAGCAGCGAGGTCCGGCAAGTGCTGTCCGCCGTGCCGGCCGCGCCTAGCGTGCCGATAGGCAAAAGCACGGTACGTATCCATTACCATCGCAACGACGGTCGTTACGAGGGCTGGCGCGTCTATGCCTACAACGCACCGGGGGATGGCCTGGGCGCCTGGCCAGGCGGGGTGTCCAGCGGCAGCGACGGCTATGGACCCTATTGGGATGTGCCGGTAGCGGCAGCCGCGTTCAACTTTATCCTGCACGGCAGCGACGGTAGTCGCGAGCCCTCGGCCTGGCCGGGCAAGTCCGGTACCGACGAGCAGCAGCACTGGTCCTTGAGCGCGGGCACGGAGATATGGAAGCTGGCCGGCGATGCCACCCAGTACCGTAGCAATCCCCTTCATCGCGCTCCCCTGGATATCCATACCTTGCGGGTCCACTACCAGCGCTACGACGGCCACTATGCCAATTGGGGCCTGCACCTGTGGAACGGTCTGGATGCCGCCCGCCTGCCGGGCGTAGCGACCGGAGATTGGGACAAGCCGGCGCGCTTCGACGCCATGCCTGCCTATCGCCAGGGTGCGGGCGAGGTGGTGTTCGATATCCCGGTGCTCAATCCCAAACTGGATGCCGCCCGCAAATCCATCGAATTCATCATCCACGGCACGGCGGCCAATCCGAACGGCGGGACGGCCAACAAGGACGGCCGCAGCGACAATATCAAGGTGGATTACGCCAGCCTGAGCATCAAGGAGGGCGTAGGGGACATCTGGCTGGTGCAGGAGGATGCGGCCGTCCATCTCGCCGCGCCGGACAACCGCAGCGTCAGCAGCAGCGATGCGCGCGCCTATTGGCTCAGCCGCTCGCTGTTGCAGTGGCCCCGGGTCGATGGCGGCGGTGTTTTCAAGCTCTACTATTCCCGGCGCGGCCAGTTGCAGGTCGCCAAGGAAAGCGCGGTGAGCGGCGCCGATGGTGCACTGACGCTGCTCGCGGGCGGATCGGTCCCGGCCGAGGTAGCCAAGCGCTTCAAATTCGTCGCACCCGGTGTGGTTCTGACCGTGCAGGCGGATGACCAGGCCAAGCTGGCTGCTTTGCACGCCGACCAGCTGGTACTGGTGCAAGAGGACGCGGCCGGCAAGGTCAGGAATGCCACCACCGCACAGTTGGCTGGCGCGCTGGACGATCAGTTTGCCGCCGCTGCCGCCGAGGCGTCCTTGGGCGTGGCCGTGGCCGAGGGCCGTACCCAGTTCAAATTGTGGGCGCCGACGGCGCAAAAAGTCAGCGTCTGCCGTTACGACAGCGGTTCGGGCAAGGCCAGCGCGGTCGAGCCCATGCAACGCGATGCGGTCTCCGGTATCTGGACCCTGGCCAAGGCCGGCGACTTGTCCGGTAGCTATTACAACTACCTGGCGGAAGTGTTTGTCCGTGGAGTGGGTGTCGTGCGGAACCGGGTCACCGATCCCTATTCCATCAGCCTGACTACCGACTCCAAACGTAGCTACGTCGCCGCGCTGGAGTCGGCCGCCTTGAAGCCAGCCGGCTGGGATGGCGACCGTACTCCTGCCACCGCGCCCGATCAGGTCGATATGTCGATCTATGAGCTGCATGTCAGGGATTTCTCCGCCAATGACGGCAGCGTGTCGCCGGCCAATCGCGGCAAGTACCTGGCATTTACGGAGAACAGCGATGGGATGCGCCATTTGTCGGCCCTGGCCAAAGCCGGTTTGACCGATATACACCTGATGCCGGTATTTGATCTGGCCACGGTGCCGGAGGCCGGCTGCCGGTCGCCGGCCATTGCCGATGCCGCGGCCGACAGCGAAACGCAGCAGGCCGCCGTGGCGGCGTTGCGGGAGGCCGATTGCTACAACTGGGGTTACGATCCTTATCACTACAGCGCGCCGGAGGGCAGTTACGCCTCGGACGCAGCCGACGGCGCCAAGCGCATCGTCGAATTCCGCCGCATGGTACAAGCGCTGCACCAAGCCGGGCTACGGGTGGGGATGGATGTGGTGTACAACCACACCAGCGCCGCCGGCCAGCACGCCCAGTCGGTGCTGGATCGTTTGGTGCCGGGTTATTACCAGCGTCTCAATGCCGCCGGCGAGGTCGAAACCTCCACCTGCTGCGCCAACACCGCGACCGAAAACACGATGATGGCCAAGCTGATGATCGATTCGGTGAAGAGCTGGACGCGCCATTACCACATCGACTCCTTCCGCTTCGACTTGATGGCCCATCAGCCTCGTGCCGTCATGGAGCGGCTGCGGACCGCCGTCGATGCCGTGGCCGGCCGGCGTATCCACCTGGTGGGGGAGGGCTGGAATTTCGGCGAAGTCGCCGATGGTGCCCGCTTTGAACAGGCCTCGCAGCTGTCCTTGAACGGCAGCGGCATCGCCACCTTCAGCGACCGTGCCCGCGACTATGCGCGGGGCGGCGGCCCTTTCGACGGCGGTACCGATCTGGTGCGGAACCAGGGCTATCTCAATGGCCTGTTCTATGACGACAACGGTGCGGGCGGCGATAGCAGCCGCGCCAAGCTGTTATGGGCCGGCGATGTGATCAAGGCCGGCCTGGCCGGCTCTATCCGCGGTTTCGTACTGACCACCGGCCAGGATGAAAGCAAGCCGCTGGCGGCGCTCGACTACGGTGGCCAGCCGGTCGGCTATGTGGCGCAACCGCAGGAGGTGGTCAATTACGTGGAAAACCACGACAACCAGACCCTGTTCGATATCAACGCCTACAAGCTGCCGCTCGGTACCAGCCGGTTGGACCGGGCCCGGGTGCAGATGCTGGGCGCCGCCCTGACCAGCTTCAGCCAGGGGGTGGGGTATTTCCACGCCGGTATCGATACGCTGCGCTCCAAGTCCATGGACCGGAACAGCTTCAATGCCGGCGATTGGTTCAATCGGCTCGACTGGCGCTACCAGGACAATTATTTCGGTAGCGGTGCGCCGGGCAAGGACGATAACGGCGCCAACTATGCCGTGCTCAAGCCCTTGCTGAGCAATCCGGCCATCAAGCCGACCGCGTCCGAAATCGGCTATGCCCGCGATGCCTTCCGCGACCTGCTGGCGATACGCACCAGCTCGGCCTTGTTCCGCCTGCGCAGCGCCGAAGAGATCAAACGCTGCCTGCGGTTCCTGAATACCGGCTCCAGCCAGGTGGCCACCGTCGTGGCTGGACATCTCGATGGCGGACTATGCGCGGAAGGGGCGAATTTCCGCGAACTGCTGTACTTCATCAATGTGGACAAGGTCGAGCGGACCCTCAGCCTGCCCGGCGAAGCCGGCAAGGCTTACCGCCTGCACCCCGTGCAAGCGGCGGCAACGGCAGCGGACCAGCGCCTGCGCGATGCGGCTGCAAGTGCCTGCAATAACGGCGGCAGCTTCAGGCTGCCCCCCAGAACGGCGGTGGTCTGCGTCGTGCCCAACTAG
- a CDS encoding S9 family peptidase produces MKLFAMATATLLSLSVLAVEPPVAARQPKKLTMHGETRVDDYFWLRNKRSPATIAYLQAENAYAESLTAPLKPFENKLFEEMKARIKEDDSSVPYKLAGFYYYSRFEIGQQYPILCRKPIAADGSWEASAEQVLLDVNALARGKRFMEIGEFEISPDGKLLAYSTDSSGFRQYQLRIKDLASGKLLPFKRERVTSVAWAMDNATVFFSTEDQQTKRSNQLWRHKLGDAADRLVHEEKDERFGLDVHLSRSEGYLFEQVGSHTSTEIRYLKADAPNDKWRVLARRRTDIQYSAEHRDDAFYLRINDTGRNYRLVKVPVADPARQNWTELLPERADVMLESTDLFKHFMVRHERVNGLHQLVITDLRTQQSHQVAFDEPAYSLGTEANAEWDSTVYRYGYESMTTPDTTYDYDMVSRQQVLKKRRPVLGTFDPANYVTERVWAQARDGVQVPISLVYRKGLQRDGKAPLWLDGYGSYGLPNDVYFSSQRLSLLDRGVIFAVAHIRGGGDLGEKWHDAGKMKVKQNTFNDFIDSAEFLIAQGYTSSARLVVEGGSAGGLLMGAISNMRPDLFKVVVSDVPFVDVLSSMLDASLPLTVGEYEEWGNPNKPSEYKWMRAYSPYDNLGAKAYPTMLVKTSLNDSQVMYWEPAKYVAKLRALKTDSNPLLLVTNMGAGHGGASGRFDRIRETAFDYAFVLSQLGIKQE; encoded by the coding sequence ATGAAACTGTTCGCCATGGCTACCGCCACGCTGCTATCGCTCTCCGTCCTTGCCGTCGAACCACCCGTCGCCGCCCGCCAGCCCAAGAAGCTGACCATGCACGGCGAGACCCGGGTGGACGACTACTTTTGGCTGCGCAACAAGCGCAGCCCCGCCACCATCGCCTACCTGCAGGCCGAAAACGCCTACGCGGAAAGCCTCACCGCCCCCCTCAAGCCCTTCGAAAACAAGCTGTTCGAGGAGATGAAGGCCCGCATCAAGGAAGACGACAGTTCGGTGCCTTACAAGCTGGCCGGGTTTTATTATTACTCGCGCTTCGAGATCGGCCAGCAATACCCCATCCTGTGCCGCAAGCCCATCGCCGCCGATGGCAGCTGGGAAGCCTCGGCCGAGCAGGTATTGCTGGATGTGAATGCCCTCGCCCGCGGCAAGCGCTTTATGGAGATCGGCGAGTTCGAGATCAGCCCGGACGGCAAGCTGCTGGCCTACTCGACCGACTCCAGCGGATTTCGCCAGTACCAGCTACGCATCAAGGACCTGGCCAGCGGCAAGCTGCTGCCGTTCAAGCGCGAGCGGGTCACCTCGGTCGCCTGGGCCATGGACAATGCGACCGTGTTCTTCAGTACGGAGGACCAGCAGACCAAGCGTTCGAACCAGTTGTGGCGCCACAAGCTGGGCGACGCGGCCGACCGCCTGGTGCACGAGGAGAAGGACGAGCGCTTCGGCCTGGACGTGCATCTGAGCCGCAGCGAAGGCTATCTGTTCGAGCAGGTCGGTAGCCATACCAGTACCGAGATCCGCTATCTGAAGGCCGATGCGCCGAACGACAAATGGCGGGTCCTGGCCCGCCGCCGTACCGATATCCAGTACAGCGCCGAGCATAGGGACGATGCCTTCTACCTGCGCATCAACGATACCGGCCGGAATTACCGGCTGGTAAAGGTACCGGTGGCCGATCCTGCGCGGCAGAACTGGACCGAGCTGCTGCCCGAACGGGCCGACGTCATGCTGGAGAGCACCGATCTGTTCAAGCATTTCATGGTGCGCCACGAACGGGTGAATGGCCTGCACCAGTTGGTGATCACCGATCTACGCACCCAACAGAGCCACCAGGTCGCCTTCGACGAGCCGGCCTACAGCCTGGGTACCGAGGCCAATGCCGAGTGGGACAGCACGGTCTATCGCTACGGCTACGAGTCGATGACCACGCCGGATACCACCTACGACTACGATATGGTCAGCCGCCAGCAGGTGCTGAAAAAACGCCGGCCGGTGCTGGGCACTTTCGACCCGGCCAACTATGTCACCGAGCGCGTCTGGGCCCAGGCCCGCGACGGCGTACAAGTGCCCATCTCGCTGGTCTATCGCAAAGGCCTGCAGCGTGACGGCAAGGCGCCCTTGTGGCTGGACGGCTATGGCTCGTATGGCCTGCCCAACGATGTCTATTTTTCCTCGCAGCGGCTGTCCTTGCTGGACCGGGGCGTGATCTTCGCGGTAGCGCATATTCGCGGCGGCGGCGACCTGGGCGAGAAATGGCACGATGCCGGCAAGATGAAGGTCAAACAGAACACCTTCAACGATTTCATCGACAGCGCCGAATTCCTGATCGCGCAGGGCTATACCAGTTCCGCGCGTCTGGTGGTCGAAGGCGGCAGCGCCGGTGGCTTGCTGATGGGCGCAATCAGCAATATGCGGCCCGACCTGTTCAAGGTGGTGGTCTCGGACGTGCCCTTCGTGGACGTGCTCAGTTCCATGCTGGATGCCAGCCTGCCGCTGACCGTCGGCGAGTACGAGGAATGGGGCAATCCCAACAAGCCCAGTGAATACAAGTGGATGCGTGCCTATTCGCCCTACGACAACCTGGGCGCCAAGGCCTACCCGACCATGCTGGTCAAGACCTCGCTGAACGATTCCCAGGTGATGTATTGGGAGCCGGCCAAGTATGTGGCCAAGCTGCGGGCGCTCAAGACCGACAGTAATCCGCTGCTGCTGGTCACCAATATGGGCGCGGGGCACGGCGGTGCCAGCGGCCGCTTCGATCGCATCCGCGAAACGGCCTTCGACTACGCCTTTGTATTGAGCCAGCTGGGGATAAAGCAGGAATAG
- a CDS encoding BPSS1780 family membrane protein — translation MQADQTPPGKDPFAKADGWLDKTHEMEGRLLDGGRAVAAGQGLAWFGSGFQLFKQSPWIWIANVVLMMLMLMVMSIIPFAGSLGVNLLMPVFIGGMMLGCLALERGDDLEIEHLFAGFKQNVGQLVLVGLFTLLYMAVVMIVCGILAFIVIGSAGLTSAFTSGAGSEALWTGAGLGMLLVVLVAMLLIIPISMAAWFAPALVIFHGLDAFNAMKQSLRGGLKNIMPFLVFSLVYIVLAIIATIPLLLGWLVLMPMFYTTIYVAYKDIFLEP, via the coding sequence ATGCAAGCAGATCAAACGCCACCCGGTAAGGATCCCTTTGCCAAGGCGGACGGCTGGCTGGACAAGACGCACGAGATGGAAGGCCGTTTGCTGGACGGCGGCAGGGCCGTGGCGGCGGGACAGGGTCTGGCCTGGTTTGGCAGCGGTTTTCAGCTGTTCAAGCAATCGCCCTGGATCTGGATCGCCAACGTGGTCCTCATGATGTTGATGTTGATGGTGATGAGCATCATTCCATTCGCCGGCAGCCTGGGCGTGAATTTGCTGATGCCCGTGTTTATCGGCGGCATGATGCTGGGCTGCCTGGCCCTGGAGCGCGGCGACGACCTGGAGATCGAGCATCTGTTCGCCGGTTTCAAGCAGAATGTCGGGCAGTTGGTGCTGGTGGGCTTGTTCACGCTGCTTTACATGGCTGTCGTGATGATCGTCTGCGGGATCCTGGCTTTTATCGTGATAGGTAGCGCCGGCCTGACGTCCGCCTTCACTTCGGGAGCCGGTAGCGAAGCGCTATGGACCGGCGCTGGCCTGGGCATGCTGCTAGTGGTGCTGGTCGCGATGTTGCTGATCATCCCGATTTCGATGGCCGCCTGGTTCGCGCCCGCCCTGGTGATATTTCATGGTCTTGACGCGTTTAACGCCATGAAACAAAGCCTGCGCGGCGGCCTGAAAAACATCATGCCCTTCCTGGTCTTCTCGCTGGTCTATATCGTTTTGGCCATCATCGCCACGATTCCGCTGTTGCTGGGGTGGCTGGTGCTGATGCCGATGTTTTACACGACCATCTATGTGGCCTATAAGGATATATTCCTGGAGCCTTAA
- a CDS encoding alpha-amylase C-terminal beta-sheet domain-containing protein yields MLQRFLRTGLLATALAAALPGHAATEQAKASSAVLFQGFHWHSANGAWYADLHAKAADLKALGVTHVWFPPVSDAGSPEGYLPRQLDKLDSAYGNEAQLRSAVAALSAQGIQSVADVVINHRIGSKGWGDFSNPGWDCRAVVNGDEWAGRCGNADSGDGYAAARDIDHSQAFVQRDLKAWLANRLGGVGFSGIRYDYSKGYAPSYAATYHDAMNPAFCVGEVWTDLDFNRVDAHRQQLVNYVDGTGGRCAAFDFTSKGLLNQALAYNEYGRLRDGSGKPAGGIGWWAQKMVTFVDNHDTGPSESCGAGQNHWPVPCDKVMQGYAYVLTHPGIPSLYYPHVYNWGLKDPIRTLLALRREQGIVSTSAVAIQRAEQGLYAAVIDGKLAMKIGPNGWSPGAGWTLRASGDQYAVWSRAGGGCGSVPVTFRIAANVAAGQVVQLVGDQAGLGNWSPVQGFKLTAQGSGGNTVWSGTAQLPPASAIQYKYVIWNGSSAIWESNQPGSNGNREAVTPACGGSGSQNDGGFRY; encoded by the coding sequence ATGCTGCAACGATTCTTACGCACCGGCCTGCTGGCCACGGCGCTCGCCGCCGCCTTACCCGGCCATGCCGCTACCGAACAGGCCAAGGCCAGTAGCGCCGTGCTGTTCCAGGGCTTCCACTGGCATTCCGCCAACGGCGCCTGGTATGCCGACCTGCACGCCAAGGCGGCCGACCTGAAGGCCCTGGGGGTGACCCACGTCTGGTTTCCGCCCGTATCCGATGCAGGATCGCCGGAAGGCTATCTACCCCGCCAATTGGACAAGCTCGACTCCGCCTACGGCAACGAAGCGCAATTGCGCAGTGCCGTGGCGGCCTTGTCCGCACAAGGCATACAAAGCGTGGCCGACGTGGTGATCAATCATCGCATCGGCAGCAAGGGCTGGGGCGACTTCAGCAATCCCGGCTGGGATTGCCGCGCGGTGGTCAATGGCGACGAGTGGGCCGGCAGATGCGGCAATGCCGATTCCGGCGATGGTTACGCTGCAGCGCGCGATATCGACCATAGCCAGGCTTTCGTCCAGCGCGACCTGAAAGCCTGGTTGGCCAACCGGCTCGGAGGCGTCGGCTTCAGCGGCATCCGCTACGACTACTCGAAAGGGTATGCGCCCAGCTACGCCGCTACTTACCACGACGCCATGAATCCCGCCTTCTGCGTGGGGGAGGTCTGGACCGACCTGGACTTCAATCGGGTGGATGCCCACCGCCAGCAACTGGTGAACTATGTGGACGGCACGGGCGGCCGCTGCGCCGCATTCGATTTCACCAGCAAGGGCCTGCTCAACCAGGCGCTGGCCTACAACGAGTATGGCCGGCTGCGCGACGGCAGCGGCAAGCCGGCCGGCGGCATTGGCTGGTGGGCCCAGAAGATGGTGACCTTTGTCGATAACCATGACACCGGACCATCGGAAAGCTGCGGAGCAGGCCAAAACCACTGGCCCGTTCCCTGCGACAAGGTCATGCAGGGCTACGCCTATGTACTGACCCATCCGGGCATCCCCAGCCTCTACTATCCCCATGTCTACAACTGGGGGCTGAAGGACCCCATCCGCACGCTGCTGGCCCTGCGCCGCGAGCAGGGCATCGTCTCGACCTCGGCGGTGGCCATCCAGCGGGCCGAGCAAGGGCTATATGCGGCGGTGATAGACGGCAAGCTGGCCATGAAGATCGGGCCGAACGGCTGGAGCCCCGGCGCGGGTTGGACCTTGCGCGCTTCGGGCGATCAGTATGCGGTCTGGTCCCGTGCCGGTGGCGGCTGCGGCAGCGTGCCGGTGACCTTCCGCATTGCCGCCAACGTCGCGGCTGGCCAGGTCGTCCAACTGGTAGGCGATCAGGCGGGCTTGGGTAATTGGTCGCCGGTCCAGGGCTTCAAACTGACTGCACAAGGCAGCGGCGGCAATACCGTCTGGAGCGGCACGGCGCAATTGCCGCCGGCTAGCGCCATCCAGTACAAATACGTCATCTGGAACGGTAGTAGTGCCATTTGGGAAAGCAATCAGCCCGGCAGCAACGGCAACCGCGAAGCCGTCACACCAGCCTGCGGCGGCAGCGGCAGCCAGAACGACGGCGGATTCCGTTACTGA